The Erythrobacter sp. JK5 genome includes a region encoding these proteins:
- a CDS encoding ATP-binding cassette domain-containing protein, with the protein MTTPPDDSGTLLRFEQVTRRFGDVVALNGVDCTIAAGSFVALVGASGSGKSTLLKMVNTLIYPSEGRVLFAGEDVADLNPSRLRRRVGYVFQGIGLFPHFAVGENIAIGPRLHGEKLPQHRIAELLDLVELDPEMASRMPDELSGGQRQRVGVARALAGEPELLLMDEPFGALDPITRNALGEKVRELHERLGLTTVMVTHDMAEALLLADRVLVLDAGELVADCTPQQLLTGAGGEIAQGLVAVPRQQAERLAAMEGRLA; encoded by the coding sequence ATGACCACTCCGCCCGACGATTCCGGCACGCTTCTGCGGTTCGAGCAGGTCACCCGCCGGTTCGGCGACGTGGTGGCGCTGAACGGCGTAGACTGCACCATCGCAGCGGGCAGCTTCGTGGCGCTGGTCGGCGCATCGGGTTCGGGCAAGTCGACCCTGCTCAAGATGGTCAACACCTTGATCTACCCGAGCGAGGGGCGCGTGCTGTTTGCGGGCGAGGATGTCGCCGATCTCAATCCGTCGCGGCTGCGGCGGCGGGTCGGATACGTGTTTCAGGGAATCGGCCTGTTTCCGCATTTTGCGGTGGGGGAGAATATTGCGATCGGCCCGCGGCTCCACGGCGAAAAACTGCCGCAGCACCGCATCGCCGAGCTGCTCGATCTGGTCGAGCTCGATCCCGAGATGGCGAGCCGGATGCCCGATGAGCTTTCGGGCGGTCAGCGCCAGCGGGTCGGGGTGGCGCGCGCGCTCGCGGGCGAACCCGAACTGCTGCTGATGGACGAACCGTTCGGCGCGCTCGATCCGATCACCCGCAACGCGCTGGGCGAGAAGGTCCGCGAGCTGCACGAGCGGCTCGGCCTGACGACCGTGATGGTCACCCACGACATGGCCGAAGCCTTGCTGCTCGCCGACCGGGTGCTGGTGCTGGATGCGGGCGAGCTGGTCGCCGATTGCACGCCGCAGCAATTGCTCACCGGTGCCGGAGGGGAGATCGCGCAAGGGCTGGTTGCGGTGCCGCGCCAGCAGGCGGAAAGACTCGCCGCGATGGAAGGGCGGCTCGCTTGA
- a CDS encoding DUF2147 domain-containing protein: protein MRQGRAVPCSAPDGPDQRDINNPDPRLKQRKLLGLPVLFGFTEEAALWRGRIYDPKSGKSYRSVVRRTGANTLEVKGCIGPFCQTQVWKRAR from the coding sequence GTGCGGCAAGGTCGCGCGGTTCCTTGTTCCGCCCCCGATGGCCCGGACCAGCGCGATATCAACAACCCCGATCCCCGGCTCAAGCAGCGCAAGCTGCTCGGTCTGCCGGTGCTGTTCGGCTTTACCGAGGAAGCGGCGTTGTGGCGCGGGCGGATTTACGATCCCAAGAGCGGCAAGAGCTACCGTTCGGTGGTGCGGCGGACCGGCGCGAACACGCTCGAGGTCAAGGGCTGCATCGGCCCATTCTGCCAGACGCAAGTGTGGAAGCGGGCGCGGTAG
- a CDS encoding class I SAM-dependent methyltransferase, protein MADDTADTDWIDCHALRGDPQAGWHGRGEHDAGGLILDDDPRLWRPTLRLIEPDGSETLLLSLAEAEARSREEAQATEAAAEAQARKKAEDEARKEAEAKAAAEAKAGAEKEARAKAAAEAEAKAEAEAKAKLEAEARAKAAAEAKAKKEAEEKARAEAEAKARREVEEKARKEAEARAKQEAEEKARKEADAKAKAEAEAKAEAEQKAKLEAESKAKAEAAAKAKKEAEEKAKREAEATRKAEEEARAEAAKAAAAAKAKKEAEEKARAEAEAKAKKEAEEKAKAEAEAKARKEAEKKAAAEAKAKAEAEAKAKKEAEEKAKREAEERAKREAEAKVKQEAKEKAAAEAKAKKEAEAEAEAKAKAETEAAELAKLDLGKSFRRLIRENGPISLAQFMGESNARYYASRDPLGEEGDFITAPEVSQMFGELIGLWFADLWVRMGSSDNIHFVELGPGRGTLTKDILRAAGKYGFDPHLHFVEGSIALRQIQRTEFPTVRFHNDLSTLPEDRPLLIVANEFFDALPVHQLVRSAQGWHERMVGLEDDRFVFVAGDKPMDSVVPSSWKSAAQGSMIETSPAAATLMGEIAQRLVNQGGAALIIDYGPTELRAGSTLQALKNHKKVDPLSHPGEADMTAHVDFEMLHEVAANNGADIMGLQMQGDWLRQLGIDVRLEALQRKSPGQAKTLQRQYDRLVSDGEMGALFKVMGICGRRWPMGVGFD, encoded by the coding sequence ATGGCTGACGATACCGCTGATACTGACTGGATTGATTGTCACGCTCTACGCGGTGACCCGCAAGCCGGTTGGCACGGGCGCGGGGAGCATGACGCAGGCGGCCTGATCCTCGACGACGACCCGCGCCTCTGGCGCCCCACGCTGCGGCTGATCGAGCCCGACGGCAGCGAAACACTTCTCCTGAGCCTCGCCGAGGCGGAAGCCCGATCGCGCGAAGAAGCGCAAGCGACGGAGGCAGCGGCCGAAGCGCAAGCCAGAAAGAAAGCGGAAGACGAGGCCCGGAAAGAGGCTGAAGCGAAGGCGGCTGCCGAGGCCAAGGCCGGGGCAGAGAAGGAAGCGCGCGCCAAGGCCGCTGCGGAGGCCGAGGCGAAGGCCGAAGCCGAGGCCAAGGCCAAGCTCGAAGCGGAAGCGCGGGCGAAGGCTGCAGCGGAAGCCAAGGCAAAGAAGGAAGCCGAAGAGAAGGCCCGGGCCGAGGCGGAAGCCAAAGCGAGACGAGAGGTCGAGGAGAAGGCTCGCAAGGAAGCGGAAGCCAGAGCCAAGCAGGAAGCGGAAGAAAAGGCCCGGAAGGAAGCCGATGCGAAGGCCAAGGCGGAGGCGGAGGCCAAAGCAGAAGCCGAACAGAAAGCGAAGCTAGAGGCCGAGAGTAAGGCGAAGGCCGAAGCGGCGGCAAAGGCGAAGAAAGAGGCCGAGGAAAAAGCCAAGCGGGAAGCCGAGGCCACGCGCAAGGCGGAAGAAGAAGCCAGGGCAGAGGCCGCCAAGGCAGCCGCAGCAGCGAAAGCGAAGAAAGAAGCCGAGGAGAAGGCTCGGGCTGAGGCTGAAGCCAAGGCGAAAAAGGAAGCCGAAGAAAAGGCAAAGGCCGAAGCAGAAGCCAAGGCCAGGAAGGAAGCGGAAAAGAAAGCCGCTGCCGAAGCGAAGGCAAAAGCGGAAGCCGAGGCCAAGGCGAAGAAAGAGGCCGAGGAAAAAGCCAAGCGCGAGGCCGAAGAGCGGGCGAAGCGAGAGGCTGAAGCGAAGGTCAAGCAGGAAGCCAAGGAAAAAGCGGCTGCCGAAGCCAAAGCCAAGAAAGAGGCAGAGGCCGAGGCTGAGGCAAAGGCCAAGGCCGAAACCGAGGCTGCCGAACTCGCCAAGCTCGATCTCGGCAAGAGCTTCCGCCGCCTGATCCGCGAAAACGGACCGATCAGCCTTGCGCAGTTCATGGGCGAATCCAACGCGCGCTATTACGCCAGCCGCGATCCGCTGGGCGAAGAGGGAGATTTCATCACCGCTCCCGAAGTCAGTCAGATGTTCGGCGAACTGATCGGGCTGTGGTTCGCCGACCTGTGGGTCAGGATGGGCTCGTCCGACAACATCCACTTCGTCGAGCTCGGGCCCGGACGCGGGACGCTGACCAAGGATATCCTGCGCGCCGCCGGAAAATACGGATTCGATCCGCACCTGCACTTCGTCGAAGGATCGATCGCGCTGCGCCAGATCCAGCGTACGGAATTCCCGACCGTGCGGTTCCACAACGATCTTTCAACGCTGCCCGAAGACCGCCCGCTGCTGATCGTCGCCAACGAATTCTTCGATGCGCTGCCGGTGCACCAGCTGGTCCGCTCGGCGCAGGGGTGGCACGAGCGCATGGTGGGGCTGGAAGATGATCGGTTTGTCTTCGTCGCCGGGGACAAGCCGATGGATTCGGTGGTCCCGTCCAGCTGGAAGAGCGCCGCGCAGGGATCGATGATCGAAACCAGCCCGGCGGCGGCCACGCTGATGGGCGAGATCGCGCAGCGGCTGGTCAATCAGGGCGGGGCGGCGCTGATCATCGATTACGGCCCGACCGAACTGCGCGCCGGATCGACCCTGCAGGCGCTCAAGAATCACAAGAAGGTCGACCCGCTCTCGCATCCAGGCGAGGCCGATATGACCGCGCATGTCGATTTCGAAATGCTGCACGAAGTCGCCGCGAACAACGGCGCCGACATAATGGGGCTTCAGATGCAGGGCGACTGGCTGCGCCAGCTGGGGATCGACGTGCGGCTCGAAGCGCTCCAGCGCAAGTCGCCGGGTCAGGCCAAGACGCTGCAGCGGCAATACGATCGGCTGGTGAGCGATGGCGAAATGGGAGCGCTGTTCAAGGTCATGGGTATTTGCGGACGCCGCTGGCCGATGGGCGTCGGCTTCGACTGA
- the lgt gene encoding prolipoprotein diacylglyceryl transferase, with the protein MLSLLAASGAADPIYWSDLGLRPGIDLGFFTLRFYSLAYLIGVFFAYWHTSKMLKAPGAPMAQRHADDLFFYCTLGVILGGRIGYSIFYKPDMWANPIEVLKLWEGGMSFHGGLIGVLLAIIYVTWRDKLDFLRVCDYIAVSVPMGMLLGRLANFNNGELWGRTTDVSWGMVFPGGGEVVRHPSQLYQAGLEGLALLVILLLLFWTTRARYRRGLLVGIFTLGMGAARFVNEFFREPDEQLADFAVRTGLSMGQWLTIPLILTGLIVTLYAVTRKPVGTGAGSMTQAA; encoded by the coding sequence GTGCTGTCACTACTCGCTGCGAGCGGCGCCGCCGACCCGATCTACTGGTCCGATCTTGGGCTGCGGCCGGGGATCGACCTCGGATTCTTCACACTGCGGTTTTATTCGCTGGCCTATCTGATCGGGGTGTTCTTCGCCTACTGGCACACTTCGAAGATGCTCAAGGCGCCGGGCGCACCGATGGCGCAGCGGCATGCAGACGACCTGTTCTTCTATTGCACCCTGGGCGTGATCCTCGGCGGGCGGATCGGCTATTCGATTTTCTACAAGCCCGACATGTGGGCCAACCCGATCGAGGTGCTCAAGCTGTGGGAAGGCGGGATGAGCTTCCATGGCGGGCTTATCGGGGTGCTGCTGGCGATCATCTACGTCACCTGGCGCGACAAGCTCGATTTCCTGCGGGTGTGCGATTACATCGCGGTCAGCGTTCCGATGGGGATGCTGCTGGGGCGGCTGGCCAATTTCAACAACGGCGAGCTGTGGGGACGCACGACCGACGTGTCGTGGGGCATGGTGTTTCCCGGCGGCGGAGAGGTCGTCCGGCACCCGAGCCAGCTGTATCAGGCCGGGCTCGAAGGGCTGGCGCTGCTGGTGATCCTGCTGTTGCTGTTCTGGACGACCCGCGCCCGGTATCGTCGCGGCCTGCTGGTCGGGATATTCACGCTCGGCATGGGTGCAGCGCGCTTTGTTAACGAATTCTTCCGGGAACCCGACGAACAATTGGCTGACTTTGCAGTGCGAACCGGGCTATCGATGGGGCAATGGCTGACGATACCGCTGATACTGACTGGATTGATTGTCACGCTCTACGCGGTGACCCGCAAGCCGGTTGGCACGGGCGCGGGGAGCATGACGCAGGCGGCCTGA
- a CDS encoding class I adenylate-forming enzyme family protein: MPTQLDTALETIIGELTKEGQPFATVPFDRDGVAMPAFAVCPPTLAYYFAHFCNEHKDVEFLVDGDIRLTFGEAYGAAVCVAEGLATRHGVGKGDRIGIAARNSTSWIIAYMGIVMAGGCATLLNGFWSGEELAYGIDLAECKLVLADAGRARRLEGHAHKAALVMIEHDKAPAEALENVWAAPGSPGVAMAMLGQLGPDDIATILYTSGSTGKSKGAWSDHRGVMHGVMSYVSQSAMAKILLESQGEDVSAQPAALVAVPLFHVTGEVPLFLQSYAIARKLVLMPKWDAQEALRLMAEEKVTYFVGVPLMSYEIANHPAREKYDLSACRSFAAGGAPRPVEHVTKIKEAFPKGFPLLGYGLTETNAVGCGNFNENYMAKPGSTGRASVPMVDLAILDDDGNKLEQGKVGEVCIRSVANFRGYWNNDEATDAAFTKDQYFRTGDLGYLDEDHYLFIVDRKKDIIIRGGENITCIEVEDAIYAHDDIAECSVFGLPDERMGEVPAAVFRVKTGRDAMTPAQLREFLLSRIAPFKVPLEEHIWVVTEVLPRLGTQKIDKKTLREQYRKKIAA; the protein is encoded by the coding sequence ATGCCCACCCAGCTGGACACCGCACTAGAAACAATCATCGGTGAGCTGACCAAGGAAGGACAGCCGTTCGCGACTGTGCCGTTCGATCGCGACGGCGTCGCCATGCCCGCTTTCGCGGTGTGCCCTCCGACGCTGGCGTATTACTTCGCGCACTTCTGCAACGAGCACAAGGACGTCGAATTCCTCGTCGATGGCGACATTCGCCTGACCTTCGGCGAAGCCTACGGTGCCGCGGTCTGCGTGGCCGAAGGGCTTGCGACCAGGCACGGCGTCGGGAAGGGCGACCGCATCGGGATCGCGGCGCGCAACTCCACCAGCTGGATCATCGCCTATATGGGCATCGTCATGGCCGGTGGCTGTGCGACGCTGCTCAACGGGTTCTGGTCGGGAGAGGAACTGGCCTACGGGATCGATCTCGCCGAGTGCAAGCTGGTGCTCGCCGATGCGGGCCGCGCCAGGCGGCTTGAAGGCCATGCGCACAAGGCCGCGCTGGTCATGATCGAGCATGACAAGGCCCCCGCCGAAGCACTCGAAAATGTCTGGGCTGCACCCGGTTCGCCAGGCGTCGCGATGGCGATGCTCGGCCAGCTTGGCCCCGACGACATTGCGACGATCCTCTACACCTCCGGATCGACCGGCAAGTCAAAGGGCGCGTGGTCGGATCATCGCGGGGTCATGCACGGCGTGATGAGCTACGTCAGCCAGAGCGCGATGGCCAAGATCCTGCTCGAAAGCCAGGGCGAAGATGTGTCGGCGCAGCCCGCCGCGCTGGTCGCGGTGCCGCTGTTCCACGTCACCGGCGAAGTGCCGCTGTTCCTGCAGAGCTACGCGATTGCGCGCAAGCTGGTGCTGATGCCGAAGTGGGATGCCCAGGAGGCCTTGCGCCTGATGGCGGAGGAAAAGGTCACCTATTTCGTCGGCGTGCCGCTGATGAGCTATGAAATCGCCAACCACCCGGCGCGCGAGAAGTATGATCTTTCTGCTTGCCGCAGCTTTGCCGCCGGCGGTGCGCCGCGTCCGGTCGAACATGTGACCAAGATCAAGGAAGCCTTCCCCAAGGGTTTCCCGCTGCTCGGCTACGGCCTGACGGAAACCAACGCGGTCGGCTGCGGCAATTTCAACGAGAACTACATGGCCAAGCCCGGATCGACCGGGCGCGCAAGCGTGCCGATGGTCGATCTCGCGATCCTCGACGATGACGGCAACAAGCTCGAACAGGGCAAGGTAGGCGAGGTCTGCATCCGCTCGGTCGCCAATTTCCGCGGCTACTGGAACAACGACGAAGCGACCGATGCGGCCTTCACCAAGGACCAGTATTTCCGCACCGGCGATCTCGGCTATCTCGACGAGGACCATTACCTGTTCATCGTCGACCGCAAGAAGGACATCATCATTCGCGGTGGCGAGAACATCACCTGCATCGAAGTCGAAGACGCGATCTACGCGCATGACGACATTGCCGAATGTTCGGTGTTCGGCCTGCCGGACGAGCGCATGGGCGAAGTCCCGGCGGCGGTGTTCCGGGTGAAGACCGGGCGCGATGCGATGACACCCGCGCAATTGCGCGAATTCCTGCTGAGCCGGATCGCGCCCTTCAAGGTGCCGCTCGAAGAGCATATCTGGGTTGTGACCGAAGTGCTGCCGCGCCTCGGCACCCAGAAGATCGACAAGAAAACGCTGCGTGAGCAATATCGCAAGAAAATCGCCGCCTGA
- a CDS encoding [protein-PII] uridylyltransferase yields MSAKRVSAQRAIIDRRVLSEEVAALAREQGAKARPAILAALRAALDSGREQLALRLSEKPSAGHENTAGHSFLIDQLVRVIHEYVTEYVYPVANRSAAERLAILAVGGYGRAEMAPHSDVDIAFITPLRRAPWCEQVIEAMLYLLWDLGLKVGHSSRTVADTMKMAKEDLTIRTSLLEARLVWGDQALYEELRSQFWNDVVKGNARQFLTQKLQEREARHKRMGDSRYVVEPNVKDGKGGLRDLQTLYWIGKFIHRANTAAELVDVGLLTQAEYRSFRRAEGFLLAVRCHMHTITDRAEDRLTFDLQREVAKRMNFADRTGKSAVERFMQFYFLQAKRVGSLTGVFLAHLDEEFAKKRTRTGFFAGWNARPRSLKGYVVEGGRIKTPGDDWFRKDPVRLIEVFQLAEANQFEVHPETMRQADRDAKRINGEIRDDPRANALFLDLLGGKNDPETALRWMNEAGVFGRFVPDFGRVNAQMQFDMYHHYTVDEHTIRAIGLLSQIERGLLAKDHPRATKQIHKVSSRRALFVAVLLHDIAKGRGGDHSVLGAEVAQELCPRFGLDDKETELVAWLVLQHLLMSSTAQKRDLTDPKTIEDFVAEVKTLDRLRNLAILTAVDIRAVGPGTWNSWKGQLLGELYDSAQERLRLGHMRHGRKERVAAKKEAAAQVLGDKAYLLESVGRMMSDAYWIAEPEDIIAKNFIQYEEAKRIEEHLSIHCEPDEERGATLVSVIAADHPGLFYRIAGGIHLAGANIIDARIHTAMNGYAVDNFLVQDQHGEPFSEANQIARLKKGIRDALLAQVELVPRLAARPLSHSRAKTFNVVPRVNFDNTASNHFTVIEVTARDRPALLNRLAHALFKANLMVQSAHITAYGESVADTFYVTDLTGGKVTAPDRLAEIEAALLAAASDARQQQLEDA; encoded by the coding sequence ATGAGCGCGAAGCGCGTTTCGGCGCAGCGCGCCATCATCGATCGCCGCGTGCTGTCCGAAGAGGTCGCGGCGCTGGCGCGGGAACAGGGGGCGAAGGCGCGCCCTGCGATCCTCGCCGCACTGCGAGCTGCGCTCGATAGCGGGCGCGAACAGCTCGCGTTGCGGCTCTCGGAAAAGCCCTCCGCCGGCCACGAAAACACGGCGGGGCATTCGTTCCTGATCGACCAGCTGGTGCGGGTGATCCACGAATACGTGACCGAATATGTCTATCCGGTGGCGAACCGCAGCGCGGCGGAACGGCTCGCGATCCTTGCGGTGGGCGGCTACGGCCGGGCCGAGATGGCGCCGCATTCCGACGTCGATATCGCCTTCATCACCCCGCTGCGCCGCGCGCCGTGGTGCGAGCAGGTGATCGAGGCCATGCTCTACCTGCTGTGGGATCTCGGGCTCAAGGTCGGACATTCGAGCCGCACCGTCGCCGACACGATGAAGATGGCGAAAGAGGATCTGACGATCCGCACTTCGCTGCTCGAGGCCCGTCTGGTGTGGGGCGATCAGGCGCTCTACGAGGAGCTGCGGAGCCAGTTCTGGAACGACGTGGTCAAGGGGAACGCGCGCCAGTTCCTGACGCAGAAACTGCAGGAGCGCGAGGCCCGGCACAAGCGCATGGGCGACAGTCGCTATGTCGTCGAACCCAATGTGAAGGACGGCAAGGGCGGCCTGCGCGATCTCCAGACGCTGTACTGGATCGGCAAGTTCATCCACCGCGCCAACACCGCCGCCGAGCTGGTCGATGTCGGCTTGCTGACCCAGGCCGAATATCGCAGTTTCCGGCGCGCGGAGGGTTTCCTGCTGGCGGTTCGGTGCCACATGCACACCATCACCGACCGCGCCGAGGACCGGCTGACCTTCGACCTCCAGCGCGAAGTCGCCAAACGCATGAACTTTGCCGATCGCACCGGCAAGAGCGCGGTCGAACGGTTCATGCAGTTCTATTTCCTTCAGGCCAAACGGGTGGGCAGCCTGACCGGCGTGTTCCTGGCGCATCTCGACGAGGAATTCGCCAAGAAGCGCACCCGCACCGGTTTTTTCGCCGGCTGGAACGCGAGGCCGCGCTCGCTTAAGGGCTATGTGGTCGAGGGCGGGCGGATCAAGACGCCGGGCGACGACTGGTTCCGCAAGGACCCCGTGCGACTGATCGAGGTGTTCCAGCTGGCTGAAGCCAACCAGTTCGAGGTGCATCCCGAAACGATGCGGCAGGCCGACCGCGATGCGAAACGGATCAATGGCGAAATCCGCGACGATCCACGCGCCAACGCGCTGTTTCTCGATCTGCTGGGCGGCAAGAACGATCCCGAAACGGCGCTGCGCTGGATGAACGAAGCGGGCGTGTTCGGTCGGTTCGTTCCCGATTTCGGGCGAGTCAATGCGCAGATGCAGTTCGACATGTATCACCATTACACCGTCGACGAACACACGATCCGCGCGATCGGCCTGCTCAGCCAGATCGAGCGCGGGTTGCTGGCGAAGGATCATCCGCGCGCGACCAAGCAGATTCACAAGGTTTCCTCGCGCCGCGCGCTGTTCGTCGCGGTGCTGCTGCACGATATCGCCAAGGGCCGCGGCGGCGACCATTCGGTGCTGGGCGCCGAGGTTGCACAAGAGCTGTGCCCGCGCTTCGGGCTTGACGACAAGGAAACCGAGCTGGTCGCTTGGCTGGTGCTGCAGCACCTCCTGATGAGCTCGACCGCGCAGAAACGCGACCTGACCGATCCCAAGACGATCGAGGATTTCGTCGCCGAGGTGAAGACGCTGGACCGGCTGCGCAATCTGGCGATCCTGACCGCCGTCGATATCCGCGCGGTCGGGCCGGGAACGTGGAACAGCTGGAAGGGCCAGTTGCTCGGCGAGCTGTACGATTCCGCGCAGGAGCGATTGCGACTGGGCCATATGCGCCATGGTCGCAAGGAGCGGGTAGCCGCCAAGAAGGAGGCTGCGGCCCAGGTGCTCGGCGACAAGGCCTATCTGCTCGAAAGCGTCGGCCGGATGATGAGCGATGCCTACTGGATCGCCGAACCCGAAGACATCATCGCCAAGAACTTCATCCAGTACGAAGAGGCGAAGCGGATCGAAGAGCACCTGTCGATCCATTGCGAGCCGGACGAAGAACGCGGAGCAACGCTCGTCAGCGTCATCGCCGCCGATCATCCGGGATTGTTTTACCGGATCGCGGGCGGCATTCACCTGGCCGGGGCCAACATCATCGATGCCCGCATCCACACCGCGATGAACGGCTACGCGGTCGACAATTTCTTGGTGCAGGACCAGCACGGCGAGCCGTTCAGCGAGGCGAACCAGATCGCCCGGCTCAAGAAAGGCATCCGCGATGCGCTGCTCGCGCAGGTCGAGTTGGTGCCCAGGCTCGCGGCGCGTCCGCTGTCGCATTCGCGCGCCAAGACCTTCAATGTCGTCCCGCGGGTCAATTTCGACAACACCGCATCCAATCACTTCACCGTGATCGAAGTGACCGCGCGCGACCGCCCGGCGCTGCTCAACCGGCTCGCGCATGCGCTGTTCAAGGCGAACCTGATGGTCCAGTCGGCGCACATCACGGCATATGGCGAAAGCGTTGCGGATACGTTTTACGTCACCGATCTGACCGGCGGCAAGGTCACCGCGCCCGATCGCCTGGCCGAAATCGAGGCGGCGCTGCTCGCTGCGGCGAGCGACGCGCGGCAACAGCAACTCGAAGACGCCTGA
- a CDS encoding TonB-dependent receptor: MNFRTATRRTPLVAKAALLLCSSAAFPFAAHAQDTDPDAGDQPAEERRASALDSFGDIVVTGTKTQDPENVQDVPLAVTAFNADTLEALKVRDVQGLTYSAPNVSLDQIGTSRGTANFSIRGLGINSSIPSIDPTVGVFVDGVYLGFNGGVVFDLFDLDSVEILRGPQGVLFGRNVTGGAVLINTGNPTEDFRGKFRAAVDGPLLDGGRGGANYTVSGVVSGPIVEDTLLFKLGAYYNNDEGYFRNLFDDSNHGAAETLILRGALEARLGDLTLTGKLDYFESEGDGPSAQNRGTFDRDSFDFAIDFPGFYDNTIWTGSLTAELDIGPGTLTNIFGYRDYEAVTGGDIDALPVFIFHSDTETAQDQISNELRYAVSTDTFDLTVGGFYFDQSIAYTEIRNIPSAPTSFFGGGAQDHEVLGAFAAGQFNLTDSFSVIAGIRWSQETKDAAVTYVRPRPPCSVLDGTCPVSGTNPIIPTENNGFTDRVRFTNWSPKLGVQYEWNDSQVYAHWTRGFRSGGYNFRITNANAFEAIALAPGGSFNFDEEQVDNYEIGGKFQTADGSLTLNVAAYITEIGNMQREVNQASLTSGVAQSIFNTANATITGFEAEARVRLSDSLIVTANIGLIDDEYDEILFDISGDGVINDTDLDLRLPRVPEVTWGVGFIHEALLDNGEILTRVNYQYRDEFAYTDNNFGFVQDISNLEANVTWVTPIEGFSLSVYGRNLLDEVQVGGDTQVPFGGPLSNGVNRPFDQFPAAGTFSPLSKGRNVGVEATFEF; the protein is encoded by the coding sequence ATGAATTTTCGTACCGCAACGCGTCGCACCCCCCTTGTTGCCAAGGCCGCGCTGCTGCTGTGTTCCTCGGCTGCCTTCCCCTTCGCAGCTCATGCCCAGGATACCGACCCCGACGCCGGTGATCAGCCGGCCGAAGAACGTCGCGCAAGCGCGCTCGACAGCTTCGGCGATATCGTCGTCACCGGCACCAAGACCCAGGATCCGGAAAACGTGCAGGACGTGCCGCTGGCCGTCACCGCGTTCAACGCCGACACGCTCGAAGCGCTCAAGGTGCGCGACGTCCAGGGCCTGACCTATTCGGCCCCGAACGTGTCGCTCGACCAGATCGGCACCAGCCGCGGCACCGCCAACTTCTCGATCCGCGGGCTCGGCATCAACTCGTCGATCCCCTCGATCGACCCGACCGTCGGCGTGTTCGTCGACGGGGTGTATCTCGGTTTCAACGGCGGGGTCGTGTTCGACCTGTTCGACCTCGACAGTGTCGAAATCCTGCGCGGCCCGCAGGGCGTGCTGTTCGGCCGCAACGTGACCGGCGGTGCCGTGCTGATCAACACCGGCAACCCGACCGAAGATTTCCGCGGCAAGTTCCGCGCGGCGGTCGATGGCCCGCTGCTCGATGGCGGTCGCGGCGGTGCCAACTACACCGTCAGCGGAGTGGTGTCCGGCCCGATCGTCGAAGACACGCTGCTGTTCAAGCTCGGCGCGTATTACAACAACGACGAAGGCTATTTCCGCAATCTGTTCGACGATTCGAACCACGGTGCGGCGGAAACGCTGATCCTGCGCGGCGCGCTCGAAGCGCGGCTGGGCGATCTCACCCTCACCGGCAAGCTCGATTACTTCGAAAGCGAAGGCGACGGGCCCTCGGCGCAGAACCGGGGCACGTTCGATCGGGATTCGTTCGATTTCGCGATCGACTTTCCCGGCTTCTACGACAACACGATCTGGACCGGCTCGCTGACCGCCGAACTCGATATCGGCCCGGGCACGCTGACCAACATCTTCGGCTATCGCGACTACGAAGCCGTAACCGGAGGCGATATCGACGCGCTGCCGGTGTTCATCTTCCACTCCGACACCGAAACCGCGCAGGACCAGATTTCGAACGAGCTGCGCTACGCGGTCTCGACCGACACGTTCGATCTCACCGTCGGCGGGTTCTATTTCGATCAGTCGATCGCCTACACCGAAATCCGCAACATTCCCTCTGCGCCGACATCGTTCTTCGGAGGAGGGGCGCAGGATCACGAGGTGCTCGGCGCATTCGCCGCCGGCCAGTTCAATCTTACCGACAGTTTTTCGGTCATCGCCGGAATCCGCTGGAGTCAGGAGACCAAGGACGCTGCGGTCACCTATGTGCGCCCGCGTCCGCCGTGCTCGGTGCTGGACGGGACCTGCCCGGTTTCCGGCACCAACCCGATCATCCCGACCGAGAACAACGGCTTTACCGACCGGGTGCGGTTCACCAACTGGTCGCCCAAGCTGGGCGTGCAGTACGAATGGAACGACAGCCAGGTCTACGCGCACTGGACCCGCGGCTTCCGTTCGGGCGGCTACAATTTCCGCATCACCAATGCCAACGCCTTCGAAGCGATCGCGCTGGCACCGGGCGGCAGCTTCAACTTCGACGAGGAACAGGTCGACAATTACGAAATCGGCGGCAAGTTCCAGACTGCCGACGGCTCGCTCACGCTCAACGTCGCGGCCTACATCACCGAAATCGGCAACATGCAGCGCGAGGTCAACCAGGCCTCGCTCACCTCGGGCGTGGCGCAGTCGATCTTCAACACCGCCAACGCGACCATCACCGGTTTCGAAGCCGAAGCGCGGGTGCGGCTGAGCGACAGCCTGATCGTCACGGCGAATATCGGCCTGATCGACGACGAATACGACGAGATCCTGTTCGATATCTCGGGCGATGGCGTGATCAACGACACCGATCTCGACCTGCGCCTGCCGCGCGTTCCGGAAGTCACCTGGGGCGTGGGCTTCATCCACGAGGCGCTGCTCGACAACGGTGAAATCCTGACCCGCGTAAACTACCAGTATCGCGACGAATTCGCCTACACCGACAACAATTTCGGGTTCGTGCAGGACATCTCGAACCTCGAAGCGAACGTCACCTGGGTGACCCCGATCGAAGGTTTCTCGCTGTCGGTCTACGGCCGCAACCTGCTCGACGAAGTGCAGGTCGGCGGGGACACGCAGGTTCCGTTCGGCGGCCCCCTGTCGAACGGCGTGAACCGTCCGTTCGACCAGTTCCCGGCGGCCGGCACCTTCTCGCCGCTGTCGAAGGGCCGCAATGTCGGCGTCGAGGCGACGTTCGAGTTCTGA